One part of the Microtus ochrogaster isolate Prairie Vole_2 chromosome 16, MicOch1.0, whole genome shotgun sequence genome encodes these proteins:
- the LOC101987228 gene encoding prolactin gives MNSQGSDRKGTLLLLVMSNLLFCQNVHPLPICHNGNCQMTLQELFDRVIMLSHYVYMMSADMFIEFEKRYAQDHEFIAKAINDCPTSSLATPEDKEEAQQVPPEVLLNLILSLVHSWNGPLFQLVTEVDGIHEASDAIISRAKEIGEQNKRLLEGIEKILSQAYPEAKGNEIYSVWSQFPSLQGIDEESRDLALYNKIRCLRRDSHKVDNYLKLLRCRIVHNNNC, from the exons ATGAACAGCCAAGGGTCAGATCGAAAAG GGACACTCCTGCTGCTTGTGATGTCTAACCTGCTGTTCTGCCAAAACGTGCACCCCCTGCCAATCTGTCACAATGGGAACTGCCAGATGACTCTCCAGGAGCTGTTTGACCGGGTGATCATGCTCTCTCACTATGTCTATATGATGTCTGCAGATATGTTCATTGAATTT GAAAAGCGGTATGCTCAAGACCATGAGTTTATTGCCAAAGCCATCAATGACTGCCCCACTTCTTCCCTGGCTACCCCGGAAGACAAGGAAGAAGCCCAGCAGGTCCCT CCGGAAGTCCTTCTGAACCTGATACTTAGTTTGGTGCACTCCTGGAACGGCCCTCTGTTTCAACTAGTAACTGAAGTAGATGGTATTCATGAAGCCTCTGATGCTATCATATCAAGAGCCAAAGAGATTGGGGAACAAAACAAGCGCCTTCTAGAGGGAATTGAGAAGATACTTAGCCAG GCCTATCCTGAAGCCAAAGGAAATGAGATCTACTCCGTTTGGTCGCAGTTTCCATCCCTGCAGGGAATTGATGAAGAATCCAGAGATTTGGCTCTTTACAACAAGATCCGCTGCCTGCGCAGGGATTCCCATAAGGTTGATAATTATCTCAAGCTCCTGAGATGCAGAATTGTCCATAACAACAACTGCTAA